In Marinimicrobium koreense, the following are encoded in one genomic region:
- a CDS encoding ShlB/FhaC/HecB family hemolysin secretion/activation protein: MNAVSTALKVVGLACLGFATTPCLAGSFLEMPDTTEVPDLEEQSLRLDLDVPPVRDRSPDPQAGPRLNVREFRVQGLVEYPELGITRAEVMEKVEALRFDMMDEDAMLESGYTLDELASLSDLIAEIEEDTKDRHVGPLEVQRVVFHVREQRRQRGITLGMIETVADTITRYYRERGFILAKAYIPEQRVRDGVVNLTVLMGNLGEVRVENNDHYRDRTLARVFDGVLDKPVKAGVIEERLFFVNDLPGVRARGFFEPGQQVGDSRMVLNVTDERRLDANLRIDNHGSESSGEYRLYGDVYWHNPLGIGDQLQVGVLNSYEPDNSLYGMFRYRVPAYFPRLKFSVGASSNDFVVGQSNSDDIDALNIEGRSEVLDAALDYQLRRTRLKNRSVHLRWAEIGSEMDFVNSALVRHSVVRNLTLEYRFDRLDEERRLLHQGGLSVTRSEFSKVDPMDEQLPQTPTLVNLDYTLLGFWRLPFTELGTRVISRTSLQYSGEALSSVNQFSLSGPRKARAFALNAYFADDGVHTGVDWIFPGFGPLKDALQPMLFADYGYGQRYAILEGDEDTEGEFSNIGLGFRINVAGVRGSLTLAQPLAARNTALEDDSDIEDDVRAYFDLQYSF; encoded by the coding sequence ATGAATGCCGTATCAACAGCTCTGAAAGTGGTGGGTCTGGCCTGCCTGGGCTTCGCCACCACGCCATGCCTGGCGGGCAGCTTTCTGGAAATGCCGGATACCACCGAGGTGCCGGATCTGGAAGAGCAGAGTCTGCGTCTGGATCTGGATGTGCCCCCCGTGCGCGACCGCAGCCCCGACCCCCAGGCAGGCCCCCGGCTGAACGTGCGCGAATTTCGCGTGCAGGGTCTGGTGGAATACCCGGAACTGGGCATTACCCGGGCCGAAGTGATGGAGAAGGTCGAAGCGTTGCGCTTCGATATGATGGATGAGGATGCCATGCTGGAATCGGGCTATACGCTCGATGAGCTGGCATCGCTATCGGATCTGATTGCGGAAATCGAAGAGGACACCAAAGATCGCCACGTCGGCCCGCTGGAAGTACAGCGCGTGGTGTTTCATGTGCGTGAGCAGCGGCGGCAACGGGGCATTACTCTGGGCATGATTGAAACCGTCGCCGATACCATCACCCGGTACTATCGCGAGCGGGGCTTCATTCTCGCCAAAGCCTATATTCCCGAACAGCGGGTGCGCGACGGCGTGGTCAATCTCACCGTGCTGATGGGCAATCTTGGCGAGGTTCGGGTGGAGAACAATGACCACTATCGGGACCGTACCCTGGCCCGGGTGTTCGATGGCGTGCTGGATAAACCGGTAAAAGCGGGCGTCATTGAAGAGCGCCTGTTTTTTGTCAACGATTTGCCCGGTGTGCGGGCGCGCGGCTTCTTTGAGCCCGGTCAACAGGTGGGCGATTCGCGCATGGTCCTGAATGTCACCGACGAGCGTCGGCTCGATGCCAACCTGCGCATCGATAACCACGGCTCGGAATCCTCCGGCGAGTATCGATTGTACGGCGATGTCTATTGGCACAATCCACTGGGTATTGGCGATCAGCTGCAGGTCGGGGTGCTCAACTCCTACGAGCCGGACAACTCCCTGTATGGCATGTTCCGCTACCGGGTGCCCGCCTACTTTCCGCGCCTGAAGTTTTCGGTGGGCGCCTCCAGCAATGACTTTGTGGTCGGACAGTCGAATTCCGATGATATTGATGCATTGAATATTGAAGGTCGTTCAGAGGTGCTCGACGCGGCGCTGGACTATCAACTGCGTCGCACCCGTCTGAAGAACCGGTCGGTACACTTGCGCTGGGCGGAAATCGGCTCGGAAATGGACTTTGTCAACTCGGCGTTGGTGCGGCACAGCGTTGTTCGCAATCTGACGCTGGAGTACCGCTTCGATCGCCTGGATGAAGAGCGACGCTTGCTGCACCAAGGGGGCCTGAGCGTTACCCGAAGCGAATTCAGCAAGGTGGATCCGATGGATGAGCAGTTGCCTCAGACGCCGACTCTGGTGAATTTGGACTATACCCTGCTCGGCTTCTGGCGGTTACCCTTCACCGAGCTGGGGACCCGGGTGATCAGTCGCACCTCATTGCAGTACTCGGGAGAGGCGCTCTCGTCAGTGAATCAGTTCTCTCTGTCCGGCCCGCGCAAGGCGCGCGCTTTTGCCCTCAATGCCTATTTTGCGGACGACGGTGTACACACCGGTGTCGACTGGATTTTCCCCGGTTTCGGGCCACTGAAAGACGCGCTGCAGCCCATGCTGTTTGCCGACTATGGCTACGGGCAGCGTTACGCGATCCTGGAAGGGGATGAGGACACCGAGGGGGAGTTTAGCAATATTGGTCTGGGTTTTCGGATCAATGTAGCCGGGGTGCGCGGCTCGCTCACCCTGGCCCAGCCCCTCGCGGCCCGCAATACGGCGCTGGAGGATGATAGCGATATTGAGGACGACGTCCGGGCGTACTTCGATCTCCAGTATAGTTTTTAG